The Patescibacteria group bacterium genome contains the following window.
GATTCGAACCTCTGACCTCACGCGTGTGAAGCGTGCGCTCTAACCAACTGAGCTACAAACCCATTTTAAGTATTAAGTATTAAGTATTAAGTATTAAATCATAATTACAACTTATGACTTAATACTTATGATTTATAATTTATAACCTTCTTGATGTCCATCGGGACACTCTAACCAACTGAGGGACGAAGTCCAGCCTTCGGCTCTACAAACCCATTTTAAGTGTTAAGTGTTAAGTGTTAAGTGTCTAAATCGCAATTATGACTTATGACTTATGACTTAATACTTATGTGACTTATGACTTAATACTTATGATTTAATATTTATTCTGCCATCGCCGAGCGTTCGACTCCGACACCCACCCAGCGAACCGGAATGCCGAGAAATTGCTCGATGAACTGAATGTACTTTTGCGCATTCTCGGGTAAGTCGGAAATTTTACGAGCGGCGGAAGTGTCAGCCTGCCAGCCCGGCAAAGTCTCGAAAATCGGTTCGACTTTTTCGTAGTCCTCAATCGTCGCAGGCAGCGAAGAAATCTCTTCACCGTCGAGTAAGTATTTCGTACAAACCTGAATCTCAGGCAAGTCGTTAAGAACATCGAGCTTCGTGAGATTGATTGCGTTCGTGCCATTCAGCCGAGCGGCGAAGCGCGTCGCAACGAGATCCATCCAGCCGCAGCGGCGTGGTCGTCCAGTCGTCGCGCCAAATTCCGCGCCGATCTGGCGAATTTTTTCGCCGAGTTCATTGGTCAATTCCGTCGGAAAAGGTCCCGCGCCGACGCGCGTCGTGTACGCTTTCGCGACACCGATGGAATTGAGATTTTGCGGTGCGACACCGAGACCGGAGAAGATATTGCCGGCCGTCGTCGTGGAGCTCGTGACGAAGGGAAAAGTCCCGAAATCGACATCAAGCAAAGATCCCTGCGCGCCTTCGGCGAGCACGGTTTTGCCATCGGCTAAAGCGTTTTGGAGAATTTCGGAAGTATCGCAAATCATGCCTTCGAGTCTCTCCGCCAGGTCTTCGTAAAGTGTGATTTCGCGTTCGATATTGAATTTGAAAGGCATACCTTCGATCAAATTAATCTCTTCGAGACGCGCGCGCAGCTTCACGGCAAACGATTCGAAATTCAGCAAATCACCCATGCGCAGACTCCGGCGATTCACGCGGTCAGAATAAGCCGGACCAATCCCCCGTTTCGTCGTGCCAATTTTTTTGGCACCGAGTTTCGCTTCCGCCAAACCGTCGAGTTCTTTGTGAAAGTCGAACAAGATGGTCGCGCGGTCGGAAATGAAGAGTCGGTCGGTGAATTTCACGCCCAATTTTTCGAGCTCAGCCATTTCTTCAATCAAAGTCGGCAGATGCACGACGCAACCATTGCCAATCACATTCTTCGTTTGCGGATGCAGCACGCCGGACGGCAGTTGGTGCAGCACGACTTTTTGACCATCGACGACGATTGTGTGTCCGGCATTCGCGCCGCCGCCGAAGCGCGCGACGAATTGCATTTTGCCGGCGAGAATGTCGACGAGTTTGCCTTTGCCTTCGTCACCCCAATTCAGACCGAGGACGGCTGTGAGCTTGCCTGCCGGAGAGGCAGGATTTTGATTTGAATTCATATGGGCATTTTAACACGCAGTTCTTTCTAATTACCGCAGCGAGGATCATCATCAAAAATATCGGTTGGATAATCCGAATTTCGATTAGCTTTTGTCGAGCTTTCTCTGAGAAAAACCTCCATCAATCGTGTAATTTTTTGTCGCCAAGATTGGCGTCTCAGCCAAGCATAAATTTTTTCAACAAGAGCCTGATCCTTCATTAATAATCTCTGATGTTCGGGGATAATTTCCTTTGGGCGATTTGGCTTAGGCATCGTCATTTTTTAAATTAAAAAGCAATCTCATCCTAACAAGTCTTTTGCTAAAATCGCAATCATGTTAATCCAGTTTTTCAATTCGCTCGGTCGCAAAAAAGAAGTCTTCGAGTCACTCGAAAAGAATCGTGTCAAAATTTATTCCTGCGGCCCGACGGTCTATGCCTCACCTCACATTGGCAATTTCCGCGCGTTTATTTTCGCCGATCTCCTGCGCCGCAGTTTGGAATTCCTCGGCTTCGAGGTCGAGAGCGTGATGAATATCACCGATGTCGGACACCTCGTCAGCGATTCGGATTCGGGCGAAGACAAATTGGAAAAAGGCGCAGCGCGCGAAGGCATCTCCCCGCTCGCAATCGCGCGCAAATACGAAAAGGAATTTCTTGATGATTTAGAAAAATTAAACATCGAAAAACCAACCTATCTGCCCCGAGCGAGCGAGCACATCGGCGAGCAAATTGAATTAATTAAAACGCTGGGAAAAAAGGGTTTTACTTACGAGACTTCGGACGGCATTTATTTCGACACCAGCAAATTTGCAAATTACGGTGCGCTCTCCGGTCAGAAAATCGAGGATAAAGAAGCCGGTGCGCGCGTCGCCGTGAAGTCCGAGAAGAGAAATCCGGCCGACTTCGCGCTGTGGAAATTTTGCGTCGGCGAAAATGAAAAACACATCCTCTGCTGGAATTTCGAGAGCGGCAAGCAGCTGTCTGATAAAAATCTCAGATCTGAAGCCGAAACGCGCAAAGCAAAAATCGGTTTCCCAGGCTGGCACATCGAGTGCTCAGCGATGAGCATGAAATATCTCGGCGCGTCGTTCGACATTCACACCGGCGGCGTCGATCACATTCCGGTCCACCATGAGAATGAAATCGCGCAATCGGAAGCTGCGACCGGTCAGAAGTTTGTGAATTTTTGGCTGCACAATGAATTCCTCACGATTGACGGCGGCAAGATGAGCAAAAGCCTCGGCAATCTTTTTACTTTGGCTGACCTCGCCGCGAAAGATTTCGAGCCACTCGCCTTTCGTTATTTCTGCCTGAATTCGAATTATCGCGGCAAGCTGAATTTTTCTTGGGAAGCTTTGCAAAACGCGCAGAATTCGCTTGAGAAATTGCGCAGCGCATTTCAGAAATTACCAAGCACCGGAGCAATCGACCAATTCGAGCTGGAGAAATTTGGCGTCGCGCTCGCCGACGATTTGAATTCGCCGCGCGCACTCGCAGTCGTTTGGGATTATTTGAAAAAGCCGGACGCGAACCAAGCAACTTTGGCGAAATTCGACGAAGTTCTCGGATTCGATTTAGCGCGTGAAGAAGATGCATCGGTCGAGCTTTCTGCAGAGCAGCAAAAATTACTCACCGAACGAGCCACGGCACGCGCTGAAAAAGACTTCGCCAAGTCTGATGAGATTCGCGCCAAATTCGCTGAAATGGGACTAGAAATCGAAGACGCGAAAAGTGGCGAGCAGATTGTGAGAAAGAAAAACTAGGCTTTGACTTCCGCGGGTTTTCCTAAGCTTTGCAAATATTCGATTAAGTCTCCAACTGTGCTTCCTTTCTTGTGAAGGATTTTATAGATTTCCCCTAATTTGACTGCACATGCGAAATGGTCGAAAACATTATTTCCAAATACTGTGGCATAAAAATCGTCAATTTCGCCATCTGAGTCTGCAAGCAATTCAATAAATTCTGTATCTCGGTTTAAATTTTTATGTCTAATCTTGAATCTAGTTAAAATCTCTTCAAGATAGCCCAAAACAATTTTCTCAGAATATTTTTCCAGCTGAATGTTATATGCTTCGTTAACCGCGCACATAATTATCCGATTAATAATATTCCTAATTGTAAGACGCAAAGCCTCAAATTCTTTTCGATTACTCTCAGAAAGAGTAAAACCCTGCTGATTTAACTCTTTCTCTGCTTTTTGCATTGCTTGATCAAGCACTGCTTCGAAATCGAGCCCTGACGCCAAAAGCTTGTAAATCATCTCATGTACATCAGACGCTCTATTATTTATTAAAAAATTTTTTAAATCGAAAGGCTTTTCTCCAGCTGCTTCGGACTTATCATTTGGTTCGCCCATTTTTCATGAATTTAAAAATAAGGTTTGATTTTATCCGAAAAGCTCGTGAAAGCAAATTTGTTAAAATCCGAGAATGAAAATCATCGTCGCAGTTTCGGGCGGAGTGGACTCGGTCGTCTTGCTCGACCTTTTAGCGAAAAAGAAATTAGCTAAGTTTTTGGGACGCAAGTTGCCGAAAATTGAAATCCTGGGCGTCGCGCATTTCAATCACCGCATTCACCGCGAAGCGGATGCGCAGCAGCAATTCGTCAAGCAATTGGCAGCGAAATATCGCCTGCCGTTTTTCACGAAAACTAGTTCGCGCAAAATTAAATCCGAGGCGGAAGCGCGCGCGGCACGCTACGAATTTTTGGAGAAGCTTTGGCAAAAAGAAAAAGCCGACACAATCGCGCTCGCCCACCACGGCGATGATCAGGTCGAGACGATTTTTTTGAATCTGATTCGCGGCTCCGGACTCGCCGGTGCGACCGGGATGACCGAACTCGCGGGAAAAAAGTGGCGACCATTTTTGGAGATTCCGAAAGCGCAAATCGAAGCTTACGCAAAAAAAGCCAAATTAAAATTCGTGGTTGATCCGACGAACAGCGATCCAAATTTTGCGCGGAATTATTTGCGCGCGGAGATTTTGCCGAGAATGCGCCAGCTGAATCCGCGTCTGGACGAAGGCATTCGGCGCTTCGCGAAAATCGCGCGCGAGAATTTGGAGCTGACGAATTTGCTCGCCGCCGAATTTTTGCGCCGAACGGAAAATGCGCAAACCATTCCGCTGCTAGAGTTTGGCGTACTGCCACCTGCCGTCGCGAAGGCGGTCGTGCGCGAAATTTATCTGAAAGAAATCGGTAATTTGCAGAAAATTGAGGAGCGCCATGTCGCCGAAGTTTTAGCATTGGCGCGGAATTCCGCCGGTGGCAAACAGAAAAAATTCGGCGAACTCACTTTCCGGACTGCGAAACTCGCCGGTCAGCGTGTCCTGAGCTGGAAATAGTTTTTGACAGTCGCCAACTTTTTGCTAAAATTCCGCGGCTTTTCGTTTTTTTAATTTATTTTTTGCCTCCTCGAAAGAGATACACACCAGCCGTGCGGATTCCCCGCCCGATCATGAATGAGCGAATCTTCGCGCGCGAAGTGTTCGTGGTCGGTTCAGATGGCGAAAAATTGGGCAAAATGCTGACGAGTGAAGCAGTCGCGAAAGCGAAAGCGGAAGAACTCGATCTCATTCTCGTCGCGCCGAAAGCCATTCCGCCCGTCGCCAAAATTCTCGATTGCGGCAAATGGATGTACGAACAGCAAAAAGCACTCTCGAAAAATAAATCGAGTGGCAAAGCAAAAGAGATGAAAGGCGTGCGACTCGGTGTCCGCATCGCGGAAGGCGATCTCGCCACGCGCGCAAAACAAGGTCGCGATTTCCTCGCCAAAGGTCACAAGCTGCGCGTCGTCCTCCAATTCAAAGGTCGCGAAATGACACACTTCGACCTCGCGCTCGCCAAGATGAAAGAGTTCGCTGCTCGCGTCGATGAAGTCTCGAAGATTGAAGAATTACCTAAAAAAATGGGACGCCAGCTCATCATGATTCTGACTCCCGAAAAGAAGAAAATTATTAACTCACCAGAAAATGAAACTAAAGACTAATCGTTCCGCCGCCAAAAGATTCCGCAAAACCGGAACGGGCAAAATCGTCGGACGCAAAGCTGGTCGCGGTCACCTCCTGATGCAAAAATCCAAGTCGCAGAAGAAGCTCGCGAACAAACCGAAAATCCTCGCGAAAGGCGACGCGAAACGCATTGCGTATTTGCTGCCTAATCTGTAAATTAATTTTAAATTTAAAATTTAAAATTTAAAAAATTCTAAGATTTGATCTTGTTCCAAAATTTAAAACTTAAACTTTAAAATTCATCCCATGAGAGTAAAAGGAGGCACCACCACCCGCGCCCGCCACAAAAAAATCTTAAAGTCGACTAAGGGATATCGCGGTCGTCAGAGGACCAATTTCCGCGTCGCGAAGCAGGCGAATATGAAAGCCGGCGAACACGCCTACATCGGTCGCAAACTGAAAAAACGCACTTACCGCGCGCTTTGGATTCAGCGACTCAATGCTGCAGTCCGCGCCGCTGGACTCACTTATTCGCGCTTCATCGACGGACTGACGAAATCAAAAATCGTCGTGAACCGCAAAAATCTGAGTGAGCTTGCCATCAACGAACCAAAAACTTTTGAGAAATTGGTCGAGGCGGCGAAAGCAAAAGCCAGCTCGCCAGTCCGCAAATAGCTCAAAAGTAAAAACCCCAATGGAAAAACTGGAACTCAAATCGAAAAACGGTTTGAAAATTAGAGTCAGTTTTTTCTTATTCCTTTTTCCTTAATTCTTAATCCTGACCTTGTGAGGCATGCTCTCTTCATCATCGCGCCGGAAAATTTTCGTGACGAGGAGCTTTTCGTGCCACGCGAAATTTTGGAGAAAAATGGAATCGTGACGACCATCGCCTCGACTGAGGCTGGTGTTTGTCACGGAAAATTGGGCGGCGAAGTGGAAGCCGCGATTGGCTTGAATCAAATTAATGTCGAAGATTTCGACGCAATTATTTTCGTCGGCGGCGCTGGTGCGCAAATTTTTTGGCACAATCCTGCCGCACTTTTGATTGCACAAAAAGCCGTCGCGCATGACAAAGTCCTCGCGGCGATTTGCGCCGCGCCGACTATCCTCGCTTTGGCAGAAGTTTTACAAGGTAAAAAGGCGACTGTTTTCTCAGATGAAAATTACGAAAAAATCTTAACCGACCACGGCGCACTACTCAGTAAAAATGAAATTGAAGTCGACGGAAAAATCATCACCGCAAACGGACCAGCCGCCGCCGCAGAGTTCGGCAATAAAATCGTAGCGCTACTTAGATAAAAACTACTTCAGTTATCATCCTAAAAGAGCAATTTCTTTCTAAGCGAAACAAGTTTCGCTGCTTCTTCCGTATCACGGAATTTGCTTCCTATTTTTTTTGCAAGCGAATCAATAGCAAGCAAAGCATCATCGCCGCGATCAAAAATGCGTTTTACCGCTCTTCGTGTTTTCGGGTTTAAACCTTTAACTAAATCCGTTATCTCACTACAAGCATAAATTATTTCTCTTGGAACCCTAGTACAATCGTCAATCATGTCCTAAAAATTAATTAAGACTGGATTTTAGACAGTTTTTTATTTCGCTGCAAATTTCTTTTTCGATTTGCGCTTAAATACCTTTTTGTTTAAAATCCGCGGGCTTAATTTTTCCTAATGCAACAACACACTCTTCACCCGAAAAAAGGTTCGACTCATCGCAGCAAACGACTCGGTATCGGTGACCGCTTCGCCGGTCGCGGCGTGAAAGGTCAGCAAAAACGCGTCGGCGGCAGCTCGAAATTTTCTGCAGCCTTCGAAGGCGGACAAACTTCAATCATCCGCCGCATGCCGAAACTCGGTGGCTTTCGCAATATCAATCGTGTCGAATTTCAGCCAGTCAATACTTCCTCGCTCGAA
Protein-coding sequences here:
- a CDS encoding DJ-1/PfpI family protein, encoding MRHALFIIAPENFRDEELFVPREILEKNGIVTTIASTEAGVCHGKLGGEVEAAIGLNQINVEDFDAIIFVGGAGAQIFWHNPAALLIAQKAVAHDKVLAAICAAPTILALAEVLQGKKATVFSDENYEKILTDHGALLSKNEIEVDGKIITANGPAAAAEFGNKIVALLR
- the infC gene encoding translation initiation factor IF-3 — protein: MPPRKRYTPAVRIPRPIMNERIFAREVFVVGSDGEKLGKMLTSEAVAKAKAEELDLILVAPKAIPPVAKILDCGKWMYEQQKALSKNKSSGKAKEMKGVRLGVRIAEGDLATRAKQGRDFLAKGHKLRVVLQFKGREMTHFDLALAKMKEFAARVDEVSKIEELPKKMGRQLIMILTPEKKKIINSPENETKD
- the tilS gene encoding tRNA lysidine(34) synthetase TilS → MKIIVAVSGGVDSVVLLDLLAKKKLAKFLGRKLPKIEILGVAHFNHRIHREADAQQQFVKQLAAKYRLPFFTKTSSRKIKSEAEARAARYEFLEKLWQKEKADTIALAHHGDDQVETIFLNLIRGSGLAGATGMTELAGKKWRPFLEIPKAQIEAYAKKAKLKFVVDPTNSDPNFARNYLRAEILPRMRQLNPRLDEGIRRFAKIARENLELTNLLAAEFLRRTENAQTIPLLEFGVLPPAVAKAVVREIYLKEIGNLQKIEERHVAEVLALARNSAGGKQKKFGELTFRTAKLAGQRVLSWK
- the rplT gene encoding 50S ribosomal protein L20, which gives rise to MRVKGGTTTRARHKKILKSTKGYRGRQRTNFRVAKQANMKAGEHAYIGRKLKKRTYRALWIQRLNAAVRAAGLTYSRFIDGLTKSKIVVNRKNLSELAINEPKTFEKLVEAAKAKASSPVRK
- a CDS encoding adenylosuccinate synthase; this translates as MNSNQNPASPAGKLTAVLGLNWGDEGKGKLVDILAGKMQFVARFGGGANAGHTIVVDGQKVVLHQLPSGVLHPQTKNVIGNGCVVHLPTLIEEMAELEKLGVKFTDRLFISDRATILFDFHKELDGLAEAKLGAKKIGTTKRGIGPAYSDRVNRRSLRMGDLLNFESFAVKLRARLEEINLIEGMPFKFNIEREITLYEDLAERLEGMICDTSEILQNALADGKTVLAEGAQGSLLDVDFGTFPFVTSSTTTAGNIFSGLGVAPQNLNSIGVAKAYTTRVGAGPFPTELTNELGEKIRQIGAEFGATTGRPRRCGWMDLVATRFAARLNGTNAINLTKLDVLNDLPEIQVCTKYLLDGEEISSLPATIEDYEKVEPIFETLPGWQADTSAARKISDLPENAQKYIQFIEQFLGIPVRWVGVGVERSAMAE
- the rpmI gene encoding 50S ribosomal protein L35, whose amino-acid sequence is MKLKTNRSAAKRFRKTGTGKIVGRKAGRGHLLMQKSKSQKKLANKPKILAKGDAKRIAYLLPNL
- the rplO gene encoding 50S ribosomal protein L15; the protein is MQQHTLHPKKGSTHRSKRLGIGDRFAGRGVKGQQKRVGGSSKFSAAFEGGQTSIIRRMPKLGGFRNINRVEFQPVNTSSLEKLTIDKISRETLKEAGLIRFKNKPIKLLGFGKLTKKLTCFVDAVSASAKKAIEAAGGTIQLPVKKVVEKKVRKAEDSKK
- the cysS gene encoding cysteine--tRNA ligase — protein: MLIQFFNSLGRKKEVFESLEKNRVKIYSCGPTVYASPHIGNFRAFIFADLLRRSLEFLGFEVESVMNITDVGHLVSDSDSGEDKLEKGAAREGISPLAIARKYEKEFLDDLEKLNIEKPTYLPRASEHIGEQIELIKTLGKKGFTYETSDGIYFDTSKFANYGALSGQKIEDKEAGARVAVKSEKRNPADFALWKFCVGENEKHILCWNFESGKQLSDKNLRSEAETRKAKIGFPGWHIECSAMSMKYLGASFDIHTGGVDHIPVHHENEIAQSEAATGQKFVNFWLHNEFLTIDGGKMSKSLGNLFTLADLAAKDFEPLAFRYFCLNSNYRGKLNFSWEALQNAQNSLEKLRSAFQKLPSTGAIDQFELEKFGVALADDLNSPRALAVVWDYLKKPDANQATLAKFDEVLGFDLAREEDASVELSAEQQKLLTERATARAEKDFAKSDEIRAKFAEMGLEIEDAKSGEQIVRKKN